From Chloracidobacterium thermophilum B:
TTTCACCGGAGTGTGGTGCACCCGACAGGATTCGAACCTATGACCTTCTGATTCGTAGTCAGACGCTCTATCCAACTGAGCTACGGGTGCCAAAGTGGTGCGGATGAAAGGACTTGAACCTTCAAGGGCCGAAGCCCACATGGTCCTGAGCCATGCGCGTCTGCCAATTCCGCCACATCCGCATTCTTCATCCCGCTGCTTTCCGGGAAAGCAGCACAAAGTTGTACCTTGCCTTACCAAAGCTGTCAAGTTGCCGGTGCAAGCCCCAAAAGCAAAACTCAAAATTCGAGGCGTGGCAGGCGTCCCGTGGTTGAACGGGCGGCTTCCTGCCGGCCGCGTTCGACTTCAAGCATGAACGTTTGCAGCTTGATGCGGTCCTTACGGCCCGGCGCGGATTCAACCCCTTCGCGCACATTGACGGCGTAGGGTTTGACGGTCCGAATCGCCGTGGCGACATTTTCGCTCGTCAGTCCGCCGGAGAGAATCACCCGGACATACTGCTTGGCGGCGGCAGCAAAGCGCCAGTCGAACAGGCGTCCCCCCTGCCCATCCGGCGAGTCACCCTCCAGGAGGATCGCCGAAACCGGATAGGTTTTCACCCGCATCACATCGAAATCATCGCCGACGCGCAGCTTTTTGACGAGGCGCCAGGCGCTGAACTGGCGGCAGTAATCGGCGCTTTCATTGCCGTCAAGCTGCACGACCGAAACCTTGGCCGCTTCCACCATGGAGCGCAGCGCCTCGAAGTTGAACTCGTTGTGAAATATGCCGACCACCGGTACGAACGGGGGCAGACGGTCGGCAATCTCGCGGACGGCCGCCGGGGCAATGTGGTATTCGCTGCGTGGATTGAGGTCGAAACCAAGGGCATCAGCGCCGGCATCGAGTGCCAGCACAGCATCCTGGTAGGTCATGATGCCACTGATTTGCGTCTTGACCATGGTCACACCTCCCTGGTTGTGCAGCCCGGCGGTTTCGTCCCACGACCCGAC
This genomic window contains:
- a CDS encoding phosphoribosylanthranilate isomerase, with product MVKTQISGIMTYQDAVLALDAGADALGFDLNPRSEYHIAPAAVREIADRLPPFVPVVGIFHNEFNFEALRSMVEAAKVSVVQLDGNESADYCRQFSAWRLVKKLRVGDDFDVMRVKTYPVSAILLEGDSPDGQGGRLFDWRFAAAAKQYVRVILSGGLTSENVATAIRTVKPYAVNVREGVESAPGRKDRIKLQTFMLEVERGRQEAARSTTGRLPRLEF